One stretch of Xiphophorus maculatus strain JP 163 A chromosome 19, X_maculatus-5.0-male, whole genome shotgun sequence DNA includes these proteins:
- the LOC102226132 gene encoding metabotropic glutamate receptor 1-like isoform X2, with protein sequence MTSMIYLTVISILYLPILLFEAFVFSKGKYERSVVPSSASRLVARMDGDVIIGALFSVHHQPSAEKVAERKCGEVREQYGIQRVEAMFHTLDRINSDPNLLPNITLGCEIRDSCWHSSVALEQSIEFIRDSLISIRDDTEGSKWCIEGSPSSQPPPTKKPIAGVIGPGSSSVAIQVQNLLQLFNIPQIAYSATSIDLSDKTLFKYFLRVVPSDTLQARALLDIVKQYNWTYVSAVHTEGNYGESGMEAFKELASQEGLCIAHSDKIYSNAGEKHFDRLLRKLRERLPKARVVVCFCEGMTVRGLLMAMRRLGVAGEFLLIGSDGWADRVEVVEGYEHEAVGGITVKLHSEEVSSFDNYFLKLKLSTNTRNPWFPEFWQHRFQCRLPGHPQENLNFARNCSEDDDLGYESLEDNYVQDSKMGFVINAIYAMAHGLHDMHSHLCPDHVGLCDDMKPIDGSHLLEFLLKTSFTGVSGEDIWFDENGDSPGRYEIMNFQHVEPGVYDYINIGSWHEGMLSLDDEMIQMNSSDMVRSVCSEPCSKGEIKVIRKGEVSCCWICTACKDNEYVQDEFTCKACELGWWPDKELEGCEPIPLHYLEWSNPESIIQVVFSCLGILVTSFVAFIFVLYRDTPVVKSSSRELCYIILAGIFLGYLCPFTLIARPTVTSCYLQRLLVGLSAAMCYSALVTKTNRIARILAGSKKKICTRKPRFMSAWAQVVIASILISLQLTLEVTLIIMEPPEPIKSYPSIREVFLICNTSNLGVVAPLGYNGLLIMSCTYYAFKTRNVPANFNEAKYIAFTMYTTCIIWLAFVPIYFGSNYKIITTSFSVSLSVTVALGCMFTPKMYIIIAKPERNVRSAFTTSDAVRMHVGDGKIACRSNSLLNMFKRKKNTGNGSSNGKSVSWSEPGARHPPKGDHMWHRLSVHVKRQEAGSNQMAVIKPLTNTYQNTAGEFSDLSTKTLYNVAEEDENDPLTYSSPATPPMMAHGQMPACDMTKEAAGDVELYSLDRLQQNSIIPQHCVTDCLQEEIVLNELSSDTHELVDDVCLPPAVSGMPVYHQAHLIQQEPILPVHLDPFDEEPVSPLEEEEEMESEQFGLLQGYMYNNTQIHDEEEDMIEVKLAMEDSVALMPPSPFRDRSGTPVSPFPNSPVSESVLCTPPNVTYASVILGDYKQSASTL encoded by the exons ATGACAAGCATGATTTACCTGACTGTAATAAGCATTTTGTACTTGCCCATTTTACTCTTTGAGGCATTCGTCTTTTCCAAAGGCAAGTATGAGAGGTCAGTTGTCCCAAGCTCTGCCTCCCGCCTGGTGGCACGAATGGATGGGGATGTAATAATAGGCGCCCTGTTTTCCGTACACCACCAGCCGTCAGCGGAGAAGGTTGCTGAGAGGAAATGCGGAGAAGTCCGTGAGCAGTATGGCATCCAGAGAGTGGAGGCCATGTTCCACACCCTGGATAGAATAAACTCAGACCCCAACCTGCTGCCCAACATCACCCTTGGCTGTGAGATCAGGGACTCCTGCTGGCATTCCTCTGTGGCCCTGGAGCAGAGCATTGAGTTCATACGGGACTCTCTCATCTCCATCCGAGATGATACGGAGGGCTCCAAGTGGTGCATTGAAGGGTCACCCTCCAGCCAGCCGCCTCCTACCAAGAAGCCCATTGCAGGAGTCATCGGTCCCGGCTCAAGCTCGGTTGCAATTCAAGTCCAGAACCTTCTGCAACTGTTCAACATCCCGCAGATTGCCTATTCTGCAACAAGCATTGACCTCAGTGATAAGACCTTGTTCAAGTACTTCCTCAGAGTTGTGCCCTCAGACACGCTACAAGCCAGAGCCCTGTTGGACATTGTCAAACAGTACAATTGGACCTATGTGTCAGCAGTACACACAGAGG GTAACTACGGCGAGAGCGGGATGGAGGCGTTCAAAGAGCTCGCCTCGCAGGAAGGGCTCTGCATCGCTCATTCTGACAAGATCTACAGCAACGCCGGCGAGAAGCACTTCGACCGGCTGCTCAGGAAGCTGCGGGAGCGTCTTCCCAAAGCCAGAGTTGTTGTCTGCTTCTGTGAAGGCATGACAGTCCGCGGGCTGCTCATGGCTATGAGGCGCCTCGGAGTAGCGGGAGAGTTCCTCCTAATTGGCAG TGACGGCTGGGCGGACCGCGTGGAGGTGGTGGAGGGATACGAGCACGAGGCTGTTGGCGGCATCACCGTGAAGCTACACTCCGAAGAGGTCTCCTCCTTCGACAATTACTTCCTGAAGCTCAAGCTCAGCACGAACACGCGCAACCCGTGGTTCCCGGAGTTCTGGCAGCATCGCTTTCAGTGCCGCCTTCCCGGACACCCGCAGGAGAACCTGAACTTCGCACGCAACTGCTCAG AGGATGATGATCTAG GTTACGAAAGTCTTGAAGACAACTATGTTCAAGACAGCAAGATGGGCTTTGTCATCAATGCCATCTACGCCATGGCACACGGTCTGCATGACATGCACTCACACCTCTGTCCCGACCATGTGGGACTGTGTGATGACATGAAACCCATCGATGGAAGCCATTTGCTGGAGTTTCTACTCAAGACGTCCTTCACAGGAGTGTCTGGGGAGGACATATGGTTTGATGAGAATGGAGACTCGCCTGGAAG GTATGAGATTATGAACTTCCAGCATGTGGAGCCTGGTGTTTATGACTACATCAACATCGGCTCGTGGCACGAGGGCATGCTGAGCCTCGACGATGAAATGATCCAGATGAACAGCAGTGACATGGTCCGCTCCGTCTGCAGCGAGCCCTGCTCCAAAGGAGAAATCAAG GTCATAAGAAAGGGGGaggtgagctgctgctggataTGCACTGCCTGCAAGGACAATGAATATGTGCAGGACGAGTTCACATGCAAGGCCTGTGAGCTGGGCTGGTGGCCTGACAAAGAACTGGAGG GTTGCGAACCAATTCCCCTGCACTACCTCGAGTGGAGCAATCCAGAATCAATCATCCAGGTTGTCTTTTCCTGCTTGGGCATCCTGGTTACGTCATTCGTAGCCTTCATCTTCGTCCTGTACCGTGACACGCCTGTGGTGAAGTCATCCAGCCGTGAGCTCTGCTACATTATCCTGGCTGGGATCTTCCTTGGATACCTGTGCCCTTTCACCCTCATAGCGCGACCCACAGTGACGTCCTGCTACCTTCAGAGACTTCTCGTCGGACTCTCAGCCGCCATGTGCTACTCCGCACTCGTGACCAAAACCAATCGCATCGCTCGCATCCTGGCGGGCAGCAAGAAGAAGATCTGCACCAGGAAGCCGAGGTTCATGAGCGCGTGGGCTCAGGTGGTCATCGCCTCAATACTTATCAGTCTTCAGTTGACGTTGGAAGTTACGCTTATCATCATGGAGCCTCCTGAACCAATCAAATCCTACCCAAGCATCAGAGAAGTGTTTCTGATCTGCAACACCAGCAACCTTGGCGTTGTGGCGCCACTGGGCTACAACGGTTTGCTCATCATGAGCTGCACCTACTATGCATTCAAGACCCGCAACGTTCCCGCCAATTTCAACGAAGCCAAGTACATCGCCTTCACAATGTACACCACGTGCATCATTTGGCTCGCCTTTGTGCCGATCTACTTCGGCAGCAACTACAAGATCATCACCACGTCGTTCTCTGTGAGCCTCAGCGTGACCGTGGCTTTGGGGTGCATGTTCACGCCAAAGATGTACATCATCATCGCGAAGCCAGAGCGGAACGTACGCAGCGCGTTCACCACGTCCGACGCCGTGCGCATGCACGTCGGCGACGGCAAAATCGCCTGCCGAAGCAACAGCCTCCTCAACATGTTCAAGAGGAAGAAGAACACCGGGAACGGCAG TTCTAATGGAAAGTCTGTGTCATGGTCTGAACCAGGTGCAAGACATCCTCCCAAAGGGGATCATATGTGGCACAGACTGTCAGTGCATGTGAAGAGACAGGAAGCAGGTTCCAATCAGATGGCTGTCATCAAACCCTTAACTAATACCTACCAAAACACTGCCGGTGAGTTCTCAGACCTCAGCACTAAGACGTTGTACAATGTGGCTGAGGAGGACGAAAACGACCCGCTCACTTACAGCTCCCCCGCCACTCCCCCCATGATGGCCCACGGACAGATGCCAGCCTGTGACATGACAAAAGAGGCGGCCGGGGACGTGGAGCTCTATTCCCTGGACCGTCTCCAGCAAAATAGCATTATCCCTCAACACTGCGTCACGGACTGCCTGCAGGAGGAGATTGTTCTGAATGAGTTAAGCAGTGACACCCATGAGCTCGTTGACGATGTGTGCCTGCCTCCGGCTGTTTCAGGCATGCCGGTGTACCACCAGGCTCACCTCATCCAGCAGGAACCCATCCTGCCTGTCCATCTTGACCCATTTGATGAGGAGCCCGTCTCCCCTttagaggaggaggaagaaatggAGAGCGAGCAGTTCGGCCTCCTACAGGGCTATATGTATAACAACACCCAGATTCACGACGAGGAGGAGGACATGATAGAGGTCAAATTAGCAATGGAGGACTCCGTCGCCCTAATGCCACCGTCCCCTTTCCGCGATCGCTCTGGTACCCCAGTAAGCCCGTTTCCCAACTCACCAGTGTCCGAGTCCGTCCTGTGCACACCTCCAAATGTGACGTATGCCTCTGTCATTCTTGGAGACTACAAGCAGAGCGCTTCGACTCTGTGA
- the LOC102226132 gene encoding metabotropic glutamate receptor 1-like isoform X1, with amino-acid sequence MTSMIYLTVISILYLPILLFEAFVFSKGKYERSVVPSSASRLVARMDGDVIIGALFSVHHQPSAEKVAERKCGEVREQYGIQRVEAMFHTLDRINSDPNLLPNITLGCEIRDSCWHSSVALEQSIEFIRDSLISIRDDTEGSKWCIEGSPSSQPPPTKKPIAGVIGPGSSSVAIQVQNLLQLFNIPQIAYSATSIDLSDKTLFKYFLRVVPSDTLQARALLDIVKQYNWTYVSAVHTEGNYGESGMEAFKELASQEGLCIAHSDKIYSNAGEKHFDRLLRKLRERLPKARVVVCFCEGMTVRGLLMAMRRLGVAGEFLLIGSDGWADRVEVVEGYEHEAVGGITVKLHSEEVSSFDNYFLKLKLSTNTRNPWFPEFWQHRFQCRLPGHPQENLNFARNCSEDDDLELQDGYESLEDNYVQDSKMGFVINAIYAMAHGLHDMHSHLCPDHVGLCDDMKPIDGSHLLEFLLKTSFTGVSGEDIWFDENGDSPGRYEIMNFQHVEPGVYDYINIGSWHEGMLSLDDEMIQMNSSDMVRSVCSEPCSKGEIKVIRKGEVSCCWICTACKDNEYVQDEFTCKACELGWWPDKELEGCEPIPLHYLEWSNPESIIQVVFSCLGILVTSFVAFIFVLYRDTPVVKSSSRELCYIILAGIFLGYLCPFTLIARPTVTSCYLQRLLVGLSAAMCYSALVTKTNRIARILAGSKKKICTRKPRFMSAWAQVVIASILISLQLTLEVTLIIMEPPEPIKSYPSIREVFLICNTSNLGVVAPLGYNGLLIMSCTYYAFKTRNVPANFNEAKYIAFTMYTTCIIWLAFVPIYFGSNYKIITTSFSVSLSVTVALGCMFTPKMYIIIAKPERNVRSAFTTSDAVRMHVGDGKIACRSNSLLNMFKRKKNTGNGSSNGKSVSWSEPGARHPPKGDHMWHRLSVHVKRQEAGSNQMAVIKPLTNTYQNTAGEFSDLSTKTLYNVAEEDENDPLTYSSPATPPMMAHGQMPACDMTKEAAGDVELYSLDRLQQNSIIPQHCVTDCLQEEIVLNELSSDTHELVDDVCLPPAVSGMPVYHQAHLIQQEPILPVHLDPFDEEPVSPLEEEEEMESEQFGLLQGYMYNNTQIHDEEEDMIEVKLAMEDSVALMPPSPFRDRSGTPVSPFPNSPVSESVLCTPPNVTYASVILGDYKQSASTL; translated from the exons ATGACAAGCATGATTTACCTGACTGTAATAAGCATTTTGTACTTGCCCATTTTACTCTTTGAGGCATTCGTCTTTTCCAAAGGCAAGTATGAGAGGTCAGTTGTCCCAAGCTCTGCCTCCCGCCTGGTGGCACGAATGGATGGGGATGTAATAATAGGCGCCCTGTTTTCCGTACACCACCAGCCGTCAGCGGAGAAGGTTGCTGAGAGGAAATGCGGAGAAGTCCGTGAGCAGTATGGCATCCAGAGAGTGGAGGCCATGTTCCACACCCTGGATAGAATAAACTCAGACCCCAACCTGCTGCCCAACATCACCCTTGGCTGTGAGATCAGGGACTCCTGCTGGCATTCCTCTGTGGCCCTGGAGCAGAGCATTGAGTTCATACGGGACTCTCTCATCTCCATCCGAGATGATACGGAGGGCTCCAAGTGGTGCATTGAAGGGTCACCCTCCAGCCAGCCGCCTCCTACCAAGAAGCCCATTGCAGGAGTCATCGGTCCCGGCTCAAGCTCGGTTGCAATTCAAGTCCAGAACCTTCTGCAACTGTTCAACATCCCGCAGATTGCCTATTCTGCAACAAGCATTGACCTCAGTGATAAGACCTTGTTCAAGTACTTCCTCAGAGTTGTGCCCTCAGACACGCTACAAGCCAGAGCCCTGTTGGACATTGTCAAACAGTACAATTGGACCTATGTGTCAGCAGTACACACAGAGG GTAACTACGGCGAGAGCGGGATGGAGGCGTTCAAAGAGCTCGCCTCGCAGGAAGGGCTCTGCATCGCTCATTCTGACAAGATCTACAGCAACGCCGGCGAGAAGCACTTCGACCGGCTGCTCAGGAAGCTGCGGGAGCGTCTTCCCAAAGCCAGAGTTGTTGTCTGCTTCTGTGAAGGCATGACAGTCCGCGGGCTGCTCATGGCTATGAGGCGCCTCGGAGTAGCGGGAGAGTTCCTCCTAATTGGCAG TGACGGCTGGGCGGACCGCGTGGAGGTGGTGGAGGGATACGAGCACGAGGCTGTTGGCGGCATCACCGTGAAGCTACACTCCGAAGAGGTCTCCTCCTTCGACAATTACTTCCTGAAGCTCAAGCTCAGCACGAACACGCGCAACCCGTGGTTCCCGGAGTTCTGGCAGCATCGCTTTCAGTGCCGCCTTCCCGGACACCCGCAGGAGAACCTGAACTTCGCACGCAACTGCTCAG AGGATGATGATCTAG aaCTCCAAGATG GTTACGAAAGTCTTGAAGACAACTATGTTCAAGACAGCAAGATGGGCTTTGTCATCAATGCCATCTACGCCATGGCACACGGTCTGCATGACATGCACTCACACCTCTGTCCCGACCATGTGGGACTGTGTGATGACATGAAACCCATCGATGGAAGCCATTTGCTGGAGTTTCTACTCAAGACGTCCTTCACAGGAGTGTCTGGGGAGGACATATGGTTTGATGAGAATGGAGACTCGCCTGGAAG GTATGAGATTATGAACTTCCAGCATGTGGAGCCTGGTGTTTATGACTACATCAACATCGGCTCGTGGCACGAGGGCATGCTGAGCCTCGACGATGAAATGATCCAGATGAACAGCAGTGACATGGTCCGCTCCGTCTGCAGCGAGCCCTGCTCCAAAGGAGAAATCAAG GTCATAAGAAAGGGGGaggtgagctgctgctggataTGCACTGCCTGCAAGGACAATGAATATGTGCAGGACGAGTTCACATGCAAGGCCTGTGAGCTGGGCTGGTGGCCTGACAAAGAACTGGAGG GTTGCGAACCAATTCCCCTGCACTACCTCGAGTGGAGCAATCCAGAATCAATCATCCAGGTTGTCTTTTCCTGCTTGGGCATCCTGGTTACGTCATTCGTAGCCTTCATCTTCGTCCTGTACCGTGACACGCCTGTGGTGAAGTCATCCAGCCGTGAGCTCTGCTACATTATCCTGGCTGGGATCTTCCTTGGATACCTGTGCCCTTTCACCCTCATAGCGCGACCCACAGTGACGTCCTGCTACCTTCAGAGACTTCTCGTCGGACTCTCAGCCGCCATGTGCTACTCCGCACTCGTGACCAAAACCAATCGCATCGCTCGCATCCTGGCGGGCAGCAAGAAGAAGATCTGCACCAGGAAGCCGAGGTTCATGAGCGCGTGGGCTCAGGTGGTCATCGCCTCAATACTTATCAGTCTTCAGTTGACGTTGGAAGTTACGCTTATCATCATGGAGCCTCCTGAACCAATCAAATCCTACCCAAGCATCAGAGAAGTGTTTCTGATCTGCAACACCAGCAACCTTGGCGTTGTGGCGCCACTGGGCTACAACGGTTTGCTCATCATGAGCTGCACCTACTATGCATTCAAGACCCGCAACGTTCCCGCCAATTTCAACGAAGCCAAGTACATCGCCTTCACAATGTACACCACGTGCATCATTTGGCTCGCCTTTGTGCCGATCTACTTCGGCAGCAACTACAAGATCATCACCACGTCGTTCTCTGTGAGCCTCAGCGTGACCGTGGCTTTGGGGTGCATGTTCACGCCAAAGATGTACATCATCATCGCGAAGCCAGAGCGGAACGTACGCAGCGCGTTCACCACGTCCGACGCCGTGCGCATGCACGTCGGCGACGGCAAAATCGCCTGCCGAAGCAACAGCCTCCTCAACATGTTCAAGAGGAAGAAGAACACCGGGAACGGCAG TTCTAATGGAAAGTCTGTGTCATGGTCTGAACCAGGTGCAAGACATCCTCCCAAAGGGGATCATATGTGGCACAGACTGTCAGTGCATGTGAAGAGACAGGAAGCAGGTTCCAATCAGATGGCTGTCATCAAACCCTTAACTAATACCTACCAAAACACTGCCGGTGAGTTCTCAGACCTCAGCACTAAGACGTTGTACAATGTGGCTGAGGAGGACGAAAACGACCCGCTCACTTACAGCTCCCCCGCCACTCCCCCCATGATGGCCCACGGACAGATGCCAGCCTGTGACATGACAAAAGAGGCGGCCGGGGACGTGGAGCTCTATTCCCTGGACCGTCTCCAGCAAAATAGCATTATCCCTCAACACTGCGTCACGGACTGCCTGCAGGAGGAGATTGTTCTGAATGAGTTAAGCAGTGACACCCATGAGCTCGTTGACGATGTGTGCCTGCCTCCGGCTGTTTCAGGCATGCCGGTGTACCACCAGGCTCACCTCATCCAGCAGGAACCCATCCTGCCTGTCCATCTTGACCCATTTGATGAGGAGCCCGTCTCCCCTttagaggaggaggaagaaatggAGAGCGAGCAGTTCGGCCTCCTACAGGGCTATATGTATAACAACACCCAGATTCACGACGAGGAGGAGGACATGATAGAGGTCAAATTAGCAATGGAGGACTCCGTCGCCCTAATGCCACCGTCCCCTTTCCGCGATCGCTCTGGTACCCCAGTAAGCCCGTTTCCCAACTCACCAGTGTCCGAGTCCGTCCTGTGCACACCTCCAAATGTGACGTATGCCTCTGTCATTCTTGGAGACTACAAGCAGAGCGCTTCGACTCTGTGA
- the LOC102226132 gene encoding metabotropic glutamate receptor 1-like isoform X3: MTSMIYLTVISILYLPILLFEAFVFSKGKYERSVVPSSASRLVARMDGDVIIGALFSVHHQPSAEKVAERKCGEVREQYGIQRVEAMFHTLDRINSDPNLLPNITLGCEIRDSCWHSSVALEQSIEFIRDSLISIRDDTEGSKWCIEGSPSSQPPPTKKPIAGVIGPGSSSVAIQVQNLLQLFNIPQIAYSATSIDLSDKTLFKYFLRVVPSDTLQARALLDIVKQYNWTYVSAVHTEGNYGESGMEAFKELASQEGLCIAHSDKIYSNAGEKHFDRLLRKLRERLPKARVVVCFCEGMTVRGLLMAMRRLGVAGEFLLIGSDGWADRVEVVEGYEHEAVGGITVKLHSEEVSSFDNYFLKLKLSTNTRNPWFPEFWQHRFQCRLPGHPQENLNFARNCSGYESLEDNYVQDSKMGFVINAIYAMAHGLHDMHSHLCPDHVGLCDDMKPIDGSHLLEFLLKTSFTGVSGEDIWFDENGDSPGRYEIMNFQHVEPGVYDYINIGSWHEGMLSLDDEMIQMNSSDMVRSVCSEPCSKGEIKVIRKGEVSCCWICTACKDNEYVQDEFTCKACELGWWPDKELEGCEPIPLHYLEWSNPESIIQVVFSCLGILVTSFVAFIFVLYRDTPVVKSSSRELCYIILAGIFLGYLCPFTLIARPTVTSCYLQRLLVGLSAAMCYSALVTKTNRIARILAGSKKKICTRKPRFMSAWAQVVIASILISLQLTLEVTLIIMEPPEPIKSYPSIREVFLICNTSNLGVVAPLGYNGLLIMSCTYYAFKTRNVPANFNEAKYIAFTMYTTCIIWLAFVPIYFGSNYKIITTSFSVSLSVTVALGCMFTPKMYIIIAKPERNVRSAFTTSDAVRMHVGDGKIACRSNSLLNMFKRKKNTGNGSSNGKSVSWSEPGARHPPKGDHMWHRLSVHVKRQEAGSNQMAVIKPLTNTYQNTAGEFSDLSTKTLYNVAEEDENDPLTYSSPATPPMMAHGQMPACDMTKEAAGDVELYSLDRLQQNSIIPQHCVTDCLQEEIVLNELSSDTHELVDDVCLPPAVSGMPVYHQAHLIQQEPILPVHLDPFDEEPVSPLEEEEEMESEQFGLLQGYMYNNTQIHDEEEDMIEVKLAMEDSVALMPPSPFRDRSGTPVSPFPNSPVSESVLCTPPNVTYASVILGDYKQSASTL, translated from the exons ATGACAAGCATGATTTACCTGACTGTAATAAGCATTTTGTACTTGCCCATTTTACTCTTTGAGGCATTCGTCTTTTCCAAAGGCAAGTATGAGAGGTCAGTTGTCCCAAGCTCTGCCTCCCGCCTGGTGGCACGAATGGATGGGGATGTAATAATAGGCGCCCTGTTTTCCGTACACCACCAGCCGTCAGCGGAGAAGGTTGCTGAGAGGAAATGCGGAGAAGTCCGTGAGCAGTATGGCATCCAGAGAGTGGAGGCCATGTTCCACACCCTGGATAGAATAAACTCAGACCCCAACCTGCTGCCCAACATCACCCTTGGCTGTGAGATCAGGGACTCCTGCTGGCATTCCTCTGTGGCCCTGGAGCAGAGCATTGAGTTCATACGGGACTCTCTCATCTCCATCCGAGATGATACGGAGGGCTCCAAGTGGTGCATTGAAGGGTCACCCTCCAGCCAGCCGCCTCCTACCAAGAAGCCCATTGCAGGAGTCATCGGTCCCGGCTCAAGCTCGGTTGCAATTCAAGTCCAGAACCTTCTGCAACTGTTCAACATCCCGCAGATTGCCTATTCTGCAACAAGCATTGACCTCAGTGATAAGACCTTGTTCAAGTACTTCCTCAGAGTTGTGCCCTCAGACACGCTACAAGCCAGAGCCCTGTTGGACATTGTCAAACAGTACAATTGGACCTATGTGTCAGCAGTACACACAGAGG GTAACTACGGCGAGAGCGGGATGGAGGCGTTCAAAGAGCTCGCCTCGCAGGAAGGGCTCTGCATCGCTCATTCTGACAAGATCTACAGCAACGCCGGCGAGAAGCACTTCGACCGGCTGCTCAGGAAGCTGCGGGAGCGTCTTCCCAAAGCCAGAGTTGTTGTCTGCTTCTGTGAAGGCATGACAGTCCGCGGGCTGCTCATGGCTATGAGGCGCCTCGGAGTAGCGGGAGAGTTCCTCCTAATTGGCAG TGACGGCTGGGCGGACCGCGTGGAGGTGGTGGAGGGATACGAGCACGAGGCTGTTGGCGGCATCACCGTGAAGCTACACTCCGAAGAGGTCTCCTCCTTCGACAATTACTTCCTGAAGCTCAAGCTCAGCACGAACACGCGCAACCCGTGGTTCCCGGAGTTCTGGCAGCATCGCTTTCAGTGCCGCCTTCCCGGACACCCGCAGGAGAACCTGAACTTCGCACGCAACTGCTCAG GTTACGAAAGTCTTGAAGACAACTATGTTCAAGACAGCAAGATGGGCTTTGTCATCAATGCCATCTACGCCATGGCACACGGTCTGCATGACATGCACTCACACCTCTGTCCCGACCATGTGGGACTGTGTGATGACATGAAACCCATCGATGGAAGCCATTTGCTGGAGTTTCTACTCAAGACGTCCTTCACAGGAGTGTCTGGGGAGGACATATGGTTTGATGAGAATGGAGACTCGCCTGGAAG GTATGAGATTATGAACTTCCAGCATGTGGAGCCTGGTGTTTATGACTACATCAACATCGGCTCGTGGCACGAGGGCATGCTGAGCCTCGACGATGAAATGATCCAGATGAACAGCAGTGACATGGTCCGCTCCGTCTGCAGCGAGCCCTGCTCCAAAGGAGAAATCAAG GTCATAAGAAAGGGGGaggtgagctgctgctggataTGCACTGCCTGCAAGGACAATGAATATGTGCAGGACGAGTTCACATGCAAGGCCTGTGAGCTGGGCTGGTGGCCTGACAAAGAACTGGAGG GTTGCGAACCAATTCCCCTGCACTACCTCGAGTGGAGCAATCCAGAATCAATCATCCAGGTTGTCTTTTCCTGCTTGGGCATCCTGGTTACGTCATTCGTAGCCTTCATCTTCGTCCTGTACCGTGACACGCCTGTGGTGAAGTCATCCAGCCGTGAGCTCTGCTACATTATCCTGGCTGGGATCTTCCTTGGATACCTGTGCCCTTTCACCCTCATAGCGCGACCCACAGTGACGTCCTGCTACCTTCAGAGACTTCTCGTCGGACTCTCAGCCGCCATGTGCTACTCCGCACTCGTGACCAAAACCAATCGCATCGCTCGCATCCTGGCGGGCAGCAAGAAGAAGATCTGCACCAGGAAGCCGAGGTTCATGAGCGCGTGGGCTCAGGTGGTCATCGCCTCAATACTTATCAGTCTTCAGTTGACGTTGGAAGTTACGCTTATCATCATGGAGCCTCCTGAACCAATCAAATCCTACCCAAGCATCAGAGAAGTGTTTCTGATCTGCAACACCAGCAACCTTGGCGTTGTGGCGCCACTGGGCTACAACGGTTTGCTCATCATGAGCTGCACCTACTATGCATTCAAGACCCGCAACGTTCCCGCCAATTTCAACGAAGCCAAGTACATCGCCTTCACAATGTACACCACGTGCATCATTTGGCTCGCCTTTGTGCCGATCTACTTCGGCAGCAACTACAAGATCATCACCACGTCGTTCTCTGTGAGCCTCAGCGTGACCGTGGCTTTGGGGTGCATGTTCACGCCAAAGATGTACATCATCATCGCGAAGCCAGAGCGGAACGTACGCAGCGCGTTCACCACGTCCGACGCCGTGCGCATGCACGTCGGCGACGGCAAAATCGCCTGCCGAAGCAACAGCCTCCTCAACATGTTCAAGAGGAAGAAGAACACCGGGAACGGCAG TTCTAATGGAAAGTCTGTGTCATGGTCTGAACCAGGTGCAAGACATCCTCCCAAAGGGGATCATATGTGGCACAGACTGTCAGTGCATGTGAAGAGACAGGAAGCAGGTTCCAATCAGATGGCTGTCATCAAACCCTTAACTAATACCTACCAAAACACTGCCGGTGAGTTCTCAGACCTCAGCACTAAGACGTTGTACAATGTGGCTGAGGAGGACGAAAACGACCCGCTCACTTACAGCTCCCCCGCCACTCCCCCCATGATGGCCCACGGACAGATGCCAGCCTGTGACATGACAAAAGAGGCGGCCGGGGACGTGGAGCTCTATTCCCTGGACCGTCTCCAGCAAAATAGCATTATCCCTCAACACTGCGTCACGGACTGCCTGCAGGAGGAGATTGTTCTGAATGAGTTAAGCAGTGACACCCATGAGCTCGTTGACGATGTGTGCCTGCCTCCGGCTGTTTCAGGCATGCCGGTGTACCACCAGGCTCACCTCATCCAGCAGGAACCCATCCTGCCTGTCCATCTTGACCCATTTGATGAGGAGCCCGTCTCCCCTttagaggaggaggaagaaatggAGAGCGAGCAGTTCGGCCTCCTACAGGGCTATATGTATAACAACACCCAGATTCACGACGAGGAGGAGGACATGATAGAGGTCAAATTAGCAATGGAGGACTCCGTCGCCCTAATGCCACCGTCCCCTTTCCGCGATCGCTCTGGTACCCCAGTAAGCCCGTTTCCCAACTCACCAGTGTCCGAGTCCGTCCTGTGCACACCTCCAAATGTGACGTATGCCTCTGTCATTCTTGGAGACTACAAGCAGAGCGCTTCGACTCTGTGA